In Desulfurellaceae bacterium, the following are encoded in one genomic region:
- a CDS encoding FAD-dependent oxidoreductase, translated as MPQTPLYQAAIERIVERAPDTRSFFLRLGADQILRFRPGQFLSFQLPGRGKTLTRAYTITSNPEDNGLLEICLNLVPDGPGSQYLFARRIGDRLSFSGPWGGFVFDRAPSAECVFIAEGTGIAAIRPMLRRALEGGLQQPLTLVYATAGEQDLLYREQLEGWARAHIAFSFRPLLVQPAAYWDGLQGDLLAHVEACYVKRDTDRSRHFYICGIGQRVLQLRDLLRAAGYERRAVKYEKW; from the coding sequence ATGCCACAGACCCCGCTCTATCAGGCCGCCATTGAGCGCATCGTCGAGCGTGCGCCCGACACCCGTTCATTTTTTCTGCGGCTCGGTGCCGACCAAATCCTGCGCTTCAGGCCGGGCCAGTTCCTGTCCTTTCAGTTGCCGGGGCGCGGGAAAACCCTGACCCGGGCATATACGATTACCTCGAATCCAGAAGATAACGGGCTGTTAGAAATTTGTCTGAATCTGGTCCCTGATGGACCGGGCTCGCAGTACTTATTTGCCCGCCGGATAGGCGACCGGCTGTCTTTCAGCGGTCCCTGGGGTGGCTTTGTGTTTGACCGGGCGCCGTCGGCCGAGTGCGTCTTCATTGCCGAGGGGACCGGGATTGCGGCTATTCGACCCATGCTGAGGCGGGCGCTTGAGGGTGGTCTGCAGCAGCCCCTGACCCTGGTCTATGCAACGGCGGGCGAACAAGACCTGCTGTATCGGGAGCAGTTGGAAGGCTGGGCCCGGGCGCATATCGCCTTCAGCTTTCGCCCTCTCCTGGTTCAGCCTGCCGCGTACTGGGACGGCTTGCAGGGCGACCTCCTGGCTCATGTCGAAGCCTGCTATGTCAAACGCGACACTGACCGGTCGCGTCATTTTTATATCTGTGGGATTGGCCAGCGAGTCTTACAGCTTCGTGACCTCCTGCGGGCGGCGGGTTATGAGCGCCGAGCGGTGAAATATGAGAAGTGGTGA
- the iscU gene encoding Fe-S cluster assembly scaffold IscU, which yields MAYTDKVLEHYENPKNVGSFAKDDDNVGTGVVGAPECGDVMKLQLKINPDTEVIEDARFKTFGCGSAIASSSYVTELVKGKTIEEAYEIKNTEIVKELSLPPVKIHCSVLAEDAIKSAVADWRERDDKADDKAA from the coding sequence ATGGCCTACACCGATAAGGTCCTTGAGCACTACGAGAACCCCAAGAATGTTGGCAGTTTTGCCAAAGACGACGACAACGTTGGCACCGGTGTCGTCGGTGCCCCTGAGTGTGGCGATGTGATGAAGCTACAACTCAAGATCAATCCCGACACCGAGGTCATTGAGGATGCCCGCTTCAAAACCTTTGGCTGCGGCTCGGCGATTGCCTCGTCGAGTTACGTGACCGAACTGGTCAAAGGCAAGACGATTGAGGAAGCCTACGAGATCAAAAATACCGAGATCGTCAAGGAGTTATCCCTGCCGCCGGTCAAGATCCACTGTTCGGTCCTGGCTGAGGACGCGATTAAATCTGCTGTGGCAGACTGGCGGGAGCGCGACGACAAGGCGGACGATAAGGCGGCATAG
- a CDS encoding NADH-quinone oxidoreductase subunit B, producing the protein MENGQTLTTTPRLQGGDEALLGDAVVLTQIDKAIGWARKYSIFPYPFATACCAMEYMALSMTPYDIDRFGALLPRFSPRQADLLMVIGTVTCRQAPILKRVYEQMTEPKWVMAFGACASTGGFYDNYTTVAGIDRIVPVDVYVPGCPPRPENVLDALMALQRKIHSQKQKLRGMAA; encoded by the coding sequence ATGGAAAATGGCCAGACCTTGACCACGACTCCGCGTTTGCAGGGTGGGGATGAAGCTCTGCTCGGCGACGCGGTTGTGCTCACCCAAATTGATAAGGCCATCGGCTGGGCGCGGAAGTACTCCATCTTTCCGTACCCGTTTGCCACGGCGTGTTGCGCCATGGAATACATGGCTTTGTCGATGACCCCCTACGATATTGACCGCTTTGGCGCCTTGCTGCCGCGTTTCAGTCCACGCCAGGCCGATCTGCTGATGGTGATCGGGACGGTGACGTGTCGCCAGGCGCCCATTCTGAAACGGGTGTACGAACAGATGACCGAGCCCAAATGGGTCATGGCCTTCGGGGCGTGTGCCTCGACCGGTGGATTTTACGATAATTATACCACCGTAGCCGGCATTGATCGCATCGTTCCGGTTGATGTCTATGTGCCGGGCTGTCCGCCCCGTCCGGAAAATGTCCTGGACGCCTTAATGGCGCTCCAGCGCAAAATCCATTCCCAGAAGCAAAAGCTGCGTGGGATGGCGGCCTGA
- a CDS encoding Rrf2 family transcriptional regulator: protein MGKTGKPKLVERSSLMNIGKRVDYAVRALSYLAAQPHGTVVSRREIQRKQDIPSHFLSKIMKQLAGGNLVESHMGARGGFSLKKLAAHINLKEVYECLEGPLLLMECLEEGEQACQYCEVCNQISVWGEAQRRLAEYLASVSLGQIAHKAGLREELAHRGQGGYREAAPLGTATSLLQRAGHSGA from the coding sequence ATGGGCAAGACAGGAAAGCCGAAATTGGTCGAGCGCAGCTCGCTGATGAACATCGGCAAACGGGTTGATTATGCCGTCCGCGCCCTGTCCTACCTGGCCGCCCAGCCGCATGGAACCGTCGTCTCTCGGCGCGAAATCCAGCGGAAACAGGATATTCCCTCCCATTTTCTGTCGAAGATCATGAAACAGCTCGCCGGAGGAAATCTGGTTGAGTCGCATATGGGAGCCCGGGGCGGTTTCAGCCTCAAAAAACTGGCCGCCCACATCAACCTCAAGGAGGTCTATGAGTGCCTTGAGGGTCCCCTGCTGCTGATGGAATGCCTCGAAGAGGGCGAACAGGCGTGTCAGTACTGCGAGGTGTGTAACCAGATCTCAGTCTGGGGTGAAGCTCAGCGACGGCTCGCCGAATACCTGGCCAGCGTGTCGCTGGGCCAGATTGCCCACAAGGCCGGACTGCGGGAGGAACTTGCCCATCGTGGACAGGGAGGATATAGAGAAGCCGCGCCGCTTGGCACCGCCACCAGCCTGCTCCAACGGGCAGGACACAGCGGGGCATGA
- a CDS encoding NADH-quinone oxidoreductase subunit A, translated as MILGSFLRPHNPEAKKLTTYECGELPTGGAWINFNIRFYLIALVFVIFDIEVAFIYPVAVAFREFVLAGNGLFAMTEIFLFLGILAVGLVYVWKKRDLEWIKRIQSEQTEEEQVLPKAA; from the coding sequence ATGATCCTGGGCAGCTTTCTGCGTCCCCATAATCCCGAGGCCAAGAAGCTGACGACCTACGAGTGTGGCGAGTTGCCGACCGGCGGGGCATGGATCAACTTTAACATCCGGTTCTATCTCATTGCCCTTGTTTTTGTCATTTTTGATATTGAGGTTGCCTTCATCTATCCGGTGGCGGTGGCATTTCGGGAGTTTGTGCTGGCCGGCAACGGACTGTTTGCCATGACCGAGATTTTTCTCTTCCTGGGGATTCTGGCCGTCGGGCTGGTGTATGTGTGGAAGAAGCGCGATCTGGAATGGATCAAGCGCATCCAGTCCGAGCAGACGGAAGAGGAACAGGTGCTCCCCAAGGCGGCCTAA
- the nuoB gene encoding NADH-quinone oxidoreductase subunit NuoB translates to MSLVNSVPEMVITAKVDEVLNWTRKSSVWYMLFGLACCAIEMMQTGGPRADLERFGAAPRATPRQSDMMIIAGTLTLKMALRTKVLYDQMPDPKYVISMGSCSNCGGLFQLAYSVCDGVDKVIPVDVYVPGCPPRPEALTEGLLKLQEKMMQERWLVKKTPAQAA, encoded by the coding sequence ATGTCGCTTGTCAATAGTGTGCCGGAGATGGTGATTACCGCCAAGGTGGACGAGGTTCTGAATTGGACCCGGAAATCTTCCGTGTGGTATATGCTGTTTGGCTTGGCCTGTTGCGCCATTGAGATGATGCAAACCGGCGGCCCACGGGCGGATCTGGAGCGGTTCGGGGCGGCTCCCCGGGCCACGCCGCGACAGTCCGACATGATGATTATTGCCGGAACCCTGACTCTGAAAATGGCGCTCCGCACCAAGGTCTTGTACGACCAGATGCCCGACCCCAAATACGTCATCTCGATGGGTAGCTGCTCAAACTGCGGCGGCCTGTTTCAGCTCGCCTACTCGGTGTGTGACGGGGTGGATAAGGTGATTCCGGTCGATGTCTACGTGCCGGGTTGTCCTCCCAGACCCGAGGCCCTGACCGAGGGCCTGCTCAAACTCCAGGAAAAGATGATGCAAGAGCGCTGGCTGGTCAAAAAGACGCCAGCCCAGGCGGCCTAG